From the genome of Medicago truncatula cultivar Jemalong A17 chromosome 2, MtrunA17r5.0-ANR, whole genome shotgun sequence:
CAGGTGGAAGTGCACTGAAAGAAAATTGTGTGATCAATTTCACATTGAATCATGACAAATTGCATGAGATAGAACTGGATAATCAAAATAAGGCACGAGGAGaatgctttaattttattgagaGATCAGGGTAGTTAGCATACTAAGTTAGCTGATCCCTGAGCTGTAAAGCATTTATTCTTCCTATAACTGACCTTGACGATGAATATCTATAATGGTAGGAGGAGGCAAAATTAGGCTATCTTGGCTAAACTGATACTATTAATTACTAGGGAGAGTATCTATACATGTAAGATTTGTGGTTTATTATGACTATGATTTGTAAGATAACCCTTAGAAACTGTACTCCTATGATGTCAGCCATCTCTATTACATTGTTTCTAATCTGATTGGCCTTAAGAAACAAGAGATGGACATGTGAACTTACTTCACTAACCTAAGTTTGATGCTCTGCTACCAAATAATGAAATTGGGGTTTTGAGGATGTGTATATTGGTAACACAACTCTTCTGATTATACAGATGATTGGTACATGAATACGGTAATGGTATTACGCATCACACATAATATTTTCTTAGCATGATTTCTTATATGCTATAGGTGCAGTATGCATGTGATGATAGAGATCTGCATTCTATCAGAATACACTTGAATTGCACTTAGTGCAATTGGCAATAGTAGttaatgttacattttcttAGTATTATGTAGCAAGACAATGGAACGTGAAATTTTGACTGAATAGAGTTCTTGCATGATAAAATAGTAGAACTGGTTTGCACACGTTGAGTGTAGTTTGCTTTTAATATTGTAACACCAAGTTTAGATTTTTACACCAACCTTAGATTTGGCTGCAATGACACATGTATTTTAGGTTCTTCATTGTTAACTTCTGATTTAGGCTTTAAGGTAGCCAGGCAGGTgacatttattatattaatggcatttttgtattttatgtaattttgttcAGGGAGCTGTTAGAGTCATGGCAAAAGATCTTGTTAGAACAAGGCATCAGATTGAAAAGTTTTACAAGCTAAAATCACAGCTCCAAGGTGTATCACTCAGAATTCAGGTATGTTAATGTTTTGTAATCTATTTTATTCTATCATACATGTCATTATTGATAATATTATGTTCTAAGGCTCATAGCAATATTTGTTTCGTGGAATTTAATCAATTGGCTAACACCGGTAAAAGTTTGATCGGACACCATGTCTGTCTTTAActttttgattgaattgattaCTGAATGCTAGTTTTTTTTGCACTACGATTTTCAgacattgaaatcaacacaagcTATGGGTGAGGCGATGAAAGGTGTGACGAAGGCCATGGGGCAAATGAATAGGCAGATGAATTTGCCAAATTTGCAGAAAATCATGCAAGATTTCGAGAGACAGAATGAAAAGATGGAATTGACTATGGAAGTGATGGGAGACGCCATAGACGATGCTTTGGAAGGGgatgaagaggaagaggaaacaGACGAATTAGTGAACCAGGTCCTTGATGAGATTGGAATTGACATAAACCAAGAGGTATCTTTCTTAAATGTTTGTCATTCAACATTAATGTTCACCTAAAAGTAAATGACACTAGTGGTGACTATAACGATGCATAACGAGTTTTTGTTTCAATGCACAGCTTGTAAATGCACCATCATCAGCCGTGGCTGCCCCGGCTGCAAAGACGAAGGTACCTCAAGCTGAAACTGCTGCGACCGATGATAGTGGTATAGACAGTGATTTACAGGCAAGATTAGACAACTTAAGAAAAATGTAGTCTTTCATCTATGATATAGGAACGGGACCCCTTGTTTATTGGGAAAAATGAACCTCATATGTACTATGCTATGATTGACAAGTTGTGCCaggatttgatgaatttgtgattaTAAATAGATGTTATTctgtataaataaaatttcttttttcagtTTTGATATGCTAATGGCTTAATTACTTTGAATATGTCTTTGTACTTTATAGTAATTGTATATCTCCtacaatcaaagaaaaaaaagagaaggaaatGTAATAT
Proteins encoded in this window:
- the LOC25486474 gene encoding vacuolar protein sorting-associated protein 2 homolog 1; amino-acid sequence: MSFIFGKRKTPAELLRENKRMLDKSIREIERERQGLQTQEKKLIAEIKKSAKQGQMGAVRVMAKDLVRTRHQIEKFYKLKSQLQGVSLRIQTLKSTQAMGEAMKGVTKAMGQMNRQMNLPNLQKIMQDFERQNEKMELTMEVMGDAIDDALEGDEEEEETDELVNQVLDEIGIDINQELVNAPSSAVAAPAAKTKVPQAETAATDDSGIDSDLQARLDNLRKM